A stretch of Aerococcaceae bacterium zg-252 DNA encodes these proteins:
- a CDS encoding DUF554 domain-containing protein, with the protein MPIGVLINSLSIIAGGLFGGLFGNYLSERMKQQLVIVFGICSFAMAIPSIILMENLSAVVFAIIFGTILGVALNLEELMVKMGQWLNRMIQKVLPIQHNGLKGKTFDNELLTILVLFCASGTGLYGTLISGIEGDHSLLITKSILDFFTAAIFACNLGLVVSMIAIPQTIIFLSIFMLSHWIAPLMNPIMVNDFKSCGGILILAVAFRMLDLKRTPTAEMIPAMVLVIPISWLWQHFVLPLF; encoded by the coding sequence ATGCCAATAGGAGTTTTGATTAATTCCCTGTCCATTATTGCAGGTGGTTTATTTGGTGGCTTGTTCGGCAACTATTTAAGTGAGCGTATGAAACAACAATTAGTAATTGTGTTTGGTATTTGTTCATTTGCAATGGCGATTCCGTCCATTATTTTAATGGAAAATTTGTCTGCCGTTGTTTTTGCTATTATTTTTGGTACGATTTTAGGTGTTGCACTTAATTTAGAAGAGTTAATGGTTAAAATGGGGCAATGGCTTAATCGAATGATTCAAAAAGTGCTGCCGATACAACATAATGGGTTAAAAGGGAAAACCTTTGATAATGAATTGTTAACGATTTTAGTTTTATTTTGTGCGAGTGGAACGGGATTATACGGCACATTAATTTCAGGGATTGAGGGTGACCATAGTTTATTGATTACCAAATCGATTTTAGATTTTTTTACTGCGGCTATTTTCGCCTGTAATTTAGGACTTGTTGTCAGTATGATTGCAATACCACAAACCATTATTTTTCTATCCATTTTTATGCTATCGCATTGGATTGCACCATTGATGAATCCGATAATGGTTAATGATTTTAAATCCTGTGGGGGTATTTTAATTTTAGCAGTTGCTTTTCGAATGTTAGATTTAAAACGAACGCCAACAGCAGAGATGATACCGGCAATGGTGTTAGTCATACCAATTAGTTGGCTGTGGCAACACTTTGTTTTACCGTTATTTTAA